From the genome of Electrophorus electricus isolate fEleEle1 chromosome 14, fEleEle1.pri, whole genome shotgun sequence:
gatagatagatagatagatagatagatagatagatagatagatagatagatagatagattcattcattcattcattcattcattaatcctcccttcctgaatatttttgcaGATGAAGAATATAGACATGATGAGCTAGATACAGTAACTATTCAAAGTTACAAGAGATCCAGTTAATTACatgaattacattaattacttcACTAATATTGGTGGTGTTGGACCTGATCCAGAAGTAAACAGAGAGGACAGTGGACTTTGTAGGGAGGTGGTCAGTCTTAATAGTTTAGAAGGTGGCAGACTGCCAGAACTATGAAGGTTTTTCCCTCGCCCACAAACCCGCGAGAGCCTTACCCGCTGCACCATCTACACCCACCCTCATAGCTACTCTGGCAACCCAAGCCCACCTGTTTCCAAACAGATTTGGCCAGCAAAAGGGAGAAACCTGTTGGAAAAGATTAGACAGATTCCATAGACACGGTtactttattgtaaatgtttagtgttgCACTTCTATTAAGCTTTGGTTAACACTTTGGTTTGTCAGTTTATACAAATATGCACAGAGCACATTTTAGGTTTCCATCTGACAGTTACAGTGGTAAAACAGATTCTATTCTATTTATCAGACCTGCCAGGTCAGTAATTTCCAGTCATGTCAGGTAAGAGGTGACacctttttttcacttttgaagtgaaaaataaagctttatgactttcattattcacattatattactgtggtttattttcatcaacttttaatgcatatttttgtttcctcctTAATGCTCTGGATGCtacatgtttattatgttttgttatttttgtgccaTTCCATTCTGTTTTTCCCACATACCTCACTATTATAACATTCATGCCATTCAAAGGATTCTTGCTGCTGTctgtaaatgcaataaatattacTTTCTTACAGCTTTGTACAGCCTCTCTGGCTTTATTCATGctggattaaaaataaaaatcaagattagaatttttaaaaagcggTGACTCAATCACTGATGACAGCATTAAGAGCCAGATGTCAAATGCTTTGAGCCATTTACCAGACAAGAGTATGTAAAACAAAGGCTTGCATTACTGCCATTTCAGCATGGTCCTCCCTTTGAAATCTCATAAAAGACGATGTATAGAGCACAGCTCagttttgttaaattattttttgctaGCTACCAGTGTAACCGTTTTTAAATTTAGACTGCAATAGAATAACAAAACCCCATTTAGCTGAATTCACCCTCTCAGAAACAGGAAGCTAACAGAGCAAGCTGTACACTCTTAACGTTGCTcccggcccgagtgccacaaagcaggacgcacagacttcctagACTTTCACATGGGACAAAACCAACGTTAGGGCTACACAGCTCGAGTTCaacacacacgtagcgacaatgaccaacaaagggcgCACACACGGAGAGGGGTTTGCATAGACACGAGACATCAGCATTAAACCCTGCGCACGTGTGTCCGGtcccggggggcgtggttacaacataaacacagtaCACGTGGATCTCCCTGCACGccgcgggccgtaccacgtgactttgCGGCGGCGGAGCAGTCGGTGACAACACTTCACAAGTACCGTGTGGAAAGTGAAACTAGCGCCAAAGGAAATAATGCAACGCTCACCGCACCGTAACAGGagagcaataaaaaaacaaacaaacaaacaagaagttaaaaataaaggaTGAAACCGAACGTGACAGCggtaatttaaattaaatgtgcaacTTCATTTATGAACCAttttttatcttaattaaaCGATTAACTGGAATGTTAAGTGAAACGGAAAAGTGCTTAaaagcaggggaaaaaaatcaaagtatTGCATATGAacgtaaaataatttttctcctttattgcttttaaaagacGCTGAAGACAGCAACACTTCAGAGCTAACCTTTTTCAGAAAGAAGCATGTTGACTATGAGGACAGTGAAGTTGTATGGGTTGCCAGTATCGCTCGCCGGCGGATGCCGAAGGAAGGTGTGGCGCTCTATCAGGTAGTGCACGTTTAATCCGCTAAATTAGCAGGTACCTGTTCCTTCCTTTGCAGAAGTCACATGGGACACATTTACTCCGCCTTTAACAGCCCGAGTGCGCTATAAATTAGATGCCCGACGAATGAAACGTTGCaacagtatttgttttattccactTTGACGGCTGCTGAAATCACAATGGCTGATCGCTTTCCCATCGACGTCCGAATTAACGGCATAATGTACAAAGACAAGACCAAAGTAAGATGACTTAATGTGTGAtgattaaatagatttttatgtattatcatTAATTGCCTGTTATAACATATATTACCCTTCTGTTGCAGATGTACATGACATCCGTGCTGTGGTCGGATCAGACCGAAGTGACTGTGTGTAGATCCCTCCAGGACTTCAAGGAATTTCATGTAAGATTAATAAGAAACTTTTTAATATGAAAGAACACCAGTTAtcagtgcagtgtaatgtattCCCTGTCTTTTCCACTTTTCGAACAGAAGCGACTGAAAAAACAATTTGCAGTGGATAATCAACGAGAGAGAGTGCTCCCCAGATTCAGAGGTACatctttaatttgtttaattcccaTTAGTTAAATCCATCGAGTCTTTCAGCATTGCATCATAAAACGGTTGACCATCTTTTGTCAGGTCAAATGCTAAGGATGAACTTTCAGAAGTCCCCAGCTATGCATGTACGTCGTGGAAGGGCTCTGGAGAAGTACTGCACTGAGCTTCTGAACTGTGACCCCAGCATCAGTGGTGCGGCAGACGTCATTCAGTTCTTCCTTCCCAAAGAGCAGGAGTTGCAGCCAGAGTTTGTGCAGAACAGGTGTGTTGCActaattttaataacacaactttacaaatgtataatatCACCTATCTGGTAGGCTATAGAGGgttttttgcaatgttttaataCTGTTCTTTCCCATCCCTGGCAGTGTGATGATTTTTCAACCAGAAGCTGTCCCTAATGGCTTGGCCAGTAGAAAGCTAAGCTCTGGGAACGTGACGCAGCCGTATGTCACCCAAACATATCGGTGTGTGGCTCCATATGAGACGAAGGACACTAATAATAGACCATTTAATGTTGCTGTGAATGAAACACTGGATGTTCTCATCAAAGACCAAGCAGGTACACTGTGCATCCTCCCTCCTCATGCTGTAAGGGCCAGTCTGGATAAACTAACACTGAGATAGGGAGAGGCATGTTTCACCTAGTGCAAGAGAAACTGTTCTCCTGCAACAATATTAATTAAGCTATGTAGGTTCCATGATTTCTTATTGCATGTGTACTTCTCTGTTAGGATGGTGGCTGGTGGAAAATGAGTCCAAATGTTTAGCCTGGTTTCCTGCTCCCTTCCTGGAGATATGTGAGgacgaagaagaagatgatgaactGGATAACGCAGCTGCTCAAAGTAAGTTAAGGAGCATGTACTGATTTCTAGTATGTCTGTCTTCTGAGTAGGCGCATGGTGTACATttgctgggggtttttttgtttgtttttttggatgcCGTaaagtttttctcattttttcctttttctttgtccCCTAGCTCCTCTGTACTGTGCTGCAAGGAGCTACACTGCTAAAACAAGAGATGAGTTATCAGTGGCCATTGGCACCATACTGGAGGTGTTGCAGAAGTCTGACAATGGCTGGTGGCTTGCTAGGTAATTTAGTCTTTAGTCTTTATAGATATTATAGCCAGGAAATGAGGACATGTCTAAACCACTGCACCAAAGTGTCACGAGGGTCTGACTATTACACAGATCAGAGATTTATCAGAGACTGGACGATAATACTATAGCAGTGCAACAGAGGATTACAGGACGTAATACTAACACTGTGCTATTGTACTCTAGATTATGTAATTGCTTTCTAATGActcagggttgtttttttcagtgaaatacATGGATTATTTAAGAGCCCTTGCTGTTATGTGGGTGATGCTGAATGACTATTTAATAGTTACTATTTGTAACTGTTCTTTTACAGATACAATGGGAAGACAGGCTATGTGCCCTCCATGCACCTGCGGCCGTACACGGACCCGATGTCCGGCCTGCAAAAGAAGCTCTACTGCTGCACCCTTAACCAGACCCCCACAGCCACCCTGGAGGGTGTCCCTGAGCGTGAGTGCAGCACTCCTGCCCAGTACGACAGATCCAAAAGCTGCTCAGACAGCATTTGCAGCAGCAGTGATGGCATGGACGTCAGATTCCACTCCGTCAGTTCTATGGGCTCGAGCtttgaggatgaggaggacacAGGAAAGCCAGAAAGCGATTCAGAATCTGACAGCGCACACAGTGGCGTGTCTGGGGAACCGCCAAGCCCTACCGATTCAGAAAGCGGCAGACTGCCAAGAATGCCACCTCGCCCACGCACCCGAGAGATCCTCAGCCGCTGCACCACCTACACCCGCAAAGCTGCCCTGGCAACCCAGTCCCAGCTATTCCCTGAAAGATTTGGCCCTAACAATTAGAGGGAGAAACCATCTGGAAGATATTAGACCAAGTGCTTACAATTTGTTATGTTGCATCTATGTTATGCTTTGGTTTACAGTCTGTTATTCCGGTCCGATACGGTGTTTATGGTT
Proteins encoded in this window:
- the LOC118242391 gene encoding NADPH oxidase organizer 1-like isoform X1; its protein translation is MGCQYRSPADAEGRCGALSDKTKMYMTSVLWSDQTEVTVCRSLQDFKEFHKRLKKQFAVDNQRERVLPRFRGQMLRMNFQKSPAMHVRRGRALEKYCTELLNCDPSISGAADVIQFFLPKEQELQPEFVQNSVMIFQPEAVPNGLASRKLSSGNVTQPYVTQTYRCVAPYETKDTNNRPFNVAVNETLDVLIKDQAGWWLVENESKCLAWFPAPFLEICEDEEEDDELDNAAAQTPLYCAARSYTAKTRDELSVAIGTILEVLQKSDNGWWLARYNGKTGYVPSMHLRPYTDPMSGLQKKLYCCTLNQTPTATLEGVPERECSTPAQYDRSKSCSDSICSSSDGMDVRFHSVSSMGSSFEDEEDTGKPESDSESDSAHSGVSGEPPSPTDSESGRLPRMPPRPRTREILSRCTTYTRKAALATQSQLFPERFGPNN
- the LOC118242391 gene encoding NADPH oxidase organizer 1-like isoform X2, with the protein product MADRFPIDVRINGIMYKDKTKMYMTSVLWSDQTEVTVCRSLQDFKEFHKRLKKQFAVDNQRERVLPRFRGQMLRMNFQKSPAMHVRRGRALEKYCTELLNCDPSISGAADVIQFFLPKEQELQPEFVQNSVMIFQPEAVPNGLASRKLSSGNVTQPYVTQTYRCVAPYETKDTNNRPFNVAVNETLDVLIKDQAGWWLVENESKCLAWFPAPFLEICEDEEEDDELDNAAAQTPLYCAARSYTAKTRDELSVAIGTILEVLQKSDNGWWLARYNGKTGYVPSMHLRPYTDPMSGLQKKLYCCTLNQTPTATLEGVPERECSTPAQYDRSKSCSDSICSSSDGMDVRFHSVSSMGSSFEDEEDTGKPESDSESDSAHSGVSGEPPSPTDSESGRLPRMPPRPRTREILSRCTTYTRKAALATQSQLFPERFGPNN